A single Inediibacterium massiliense DNA region contains:
- a CDS encoding glycosyltransferase, whose product MDNGFCMVVSKYRIYQGIVLIESLFENIESPQVFVLCMDHEGYEILSNYKKNNIKVISIDDIEDELLLSKKRERTFNAYCWTLKPVFLEYVIKHFSNIKRVTYLDADLYFFNDMQSIFEENIHTSVLLSNHHYTKSLKKYEAICGKYNSGFISFKRDEKGLNALKWWKEKCLSWCSEVIEKERFGDQKYLDKMILLWDGVEEIKTIGVNIGFWNHGRYKTSIVKDKVYINNVPLIFYHFAGFRILNEQEFAIIVGFRNEFIDHIYLPYMKKIQKSIEIVKNISPHFPKYFHDKSLLQGVTIYTIS is encoded by the coding sequence ATGGATAATGGTTTTTGTATGGTCGTATCTAAATATAGGATATATCAAGGAATAGTACTCATAGAATCATTATTTGAAAATATAGAAAGTCCCCAAGTATTTGTTTTGTGCATGGATCATGAAGGATATGAAATTTTATCTAATTATAAGAAAAATAATATAAAAGTAATTTCTATTGACGACATAGAGGATGAACTACTTCTTTCTAAAAAAAGAGAAAGAACCTTTAATGCATATTGCTGGACGCTTAAACCTGTATTTTTAGAATATGTAATCAAGCATTTTTCAAATATAAAAAGGGTAACTTATTTAGATGCTGATCTTTATTTTTTTAATGATATGCAATCTATTTTCGAAGAAAATATCCATACTTCTGTGTTATTATCAAACCATCATTATACAAAGAGCTTAAAAAAATATGAAGCTATATGTGGAAAATATAATTCAGGGTTTATTAGTTTTAAAAGAGATGAAAAAGGGCTTAATGCATTAAAATGGTGGAAAGAAAAGTGTTTGTCATGGTGTAGTGAAGTTATTGAAAAAGAGAGATTTGGAGATCAAAAATATTTAGATAAAATGATTCTTTTATGGGATGGAGTAGAAGAAATTAAAACAATCGGAGTGAATATAGGTTTTTGGAATCATGGAAGATATAAAACAAGTATAGTAAAGGATAAGGTATATATTAATAATGTTCCTTTAATTTTTTATCATTTTGCAGGATTTAGAATTTTAAATGAACAAGAATTTGCAATTATCGTTGGATTTAGAAATGAATTTATAGATCATATATATCTTCCATATATGAAAAAAATTCAAAAATCTATTGAAATAGTAAAAAATATTTCTCCGCATTTTCCAAAATATTTTCATGATAAAAGTTTATTACAAGGAGTAACTATTTATACCATTTCTTAA
- a CDS encoding GDP-mannose 4,6-dehydratase yields MKNHWKNRNVFITGATGFLGGYLTNRLIEKGANITALFRDRIQNIKLSEDINWIEGDLKDRTLLERILGEYEIDTVFHLAAQAIVGIANKNPISTFESNVLGTWNILEACRRSPSVKNIIVASSDKAYGEQELPYKEEMALMGKHPYDVSKSCADLMSMSYYHTYKLPVCVTRCGNLYGGGDMNFNRIIPQTIEFVLNQKSPIIRSDGTFVRDYFYVEDAVEAYLLLGEKMSELKLYGEAFNFGSEGYLSVLEIVNLILKVMNSHLKPIILNEGNHEIKNQYLSIEKAKQILNWKPHFTLDEGLKKTINWYKKYAQGEVRYG; encoded by the coding sequence ATGAAGAATCATTGGAAAAATAGAAATGTATTTATTACAGGGGCTACAGGATTTTTAGGAGGATATTTAACAAATAGATTAATAGAAAAAGGAGCAAATATAACTGCTTTATTTAGAGATCGCATTCAAAATATAAAATTAAGTGAAGATATAAATTGGATAGAAGGAGATCTAAAAGATAGAACTTTATTAGAAAGAATACTAGGAGAATATGAAATTGATACAGTGTTTCATTTAGCTGCTCAAGCTATTGTAGGAATTGCTAATAAAAATCCTATATCTACTTTTGAATCCAATGTATTAGGAACATGGAATATACTAGAAGCTTGCAGGAGAAGTCCTTCTGTTAAAAATATTATTGTAGCTTCTAGTGATAAAGCATATGGAGAGCAGGAGCTTCCTTATAAAGAAGAGATGGCCCTTATGGGAAAACATCCTTATGATGTATCTAAAAGCTGTGCAGATTTAATGAGTATGTCTTATTATCATACCTATAAACTTCCTGTTTGTGTTACAAGATGTGGGAATTTATATGGAGGAGGAGATATGAACTTTAATCGAATTATTCCTCAGACGATTGAGTTTGTTTTAAATCAAAAATCTCCTATTATTCGAAGTGATGGAACTTTTGTGAGAGATTATTTTTATGTAGAAGATGCAGTGGAGGCTTATTTATTGTTAGGAGAAAAAATGAGTGAACTTAAGTTGTATGGAGAAGCTTTTAATTTTGGTAGTGAAGGATATTTATCTGTATTAGAAATTGTAAATCTCATATTAAAGGTAATGAATAGTCATCTAAAACCTATTATTTTAAATGAAGGAAATCATGAAATTAAAAATCAATATCTTTCTATAGAAAAAGCAAAACAAATATTAAATTGGAAGCCTCATTTTACTTTAGATGAGGGACTGAAAAAAACTATCAATTGGTATAAGAAATATGCTCAAGGAGAGGTGAGATATGGATAA
- a CDS encoding calcium-translocating P-type ATPase, PMCA-type, whose protein sequence is MKFYNGLTSEEVELSRQKHGTNQLTPSQGETFWDKLKGNLNDPIIKILIVALLINVVFFFFGKSEWYESLGIALAVVLATLISTISEYSNENSFQKLQEEASKIRIKVFRDGFAQELLIDEIVKGDHILLQPGDKVPVDGFILDGSIKVDQSTLNGESEEVSKVSSSTPIDFSKEDFSDPKKVYRGSVVTSGEAILIAARIGDATTFGKIAQELSMGDDIESPLKIKLKDLADKIALFGYIGGTLIAISYFFKTAVIDNQFNTQAILQYLSNWTNQYPALGNPLNDLVTAFILAIVIIVVAVPEGLPMMIAIVLSLNMRKLLADNLLVRKLIGIETAGSINILFSDKTGTITKGHLECVEFMTGNGESFKSFGQLSTPLKKLMKTSIQYNTAAVLSNTHTDHPQIVGGNATDRALMNFVDFTFDSSNTFSKIADIEFSSSRKFSASQLNGDFNGVLIKGAPEKLLDKCTQYYDSEGNKQTFSKDLYDRLDKQMETLASRSMRLLAFVTSDGKIKDDQVTGDYTLVGIIGIRDEIRLESIKAIKEAQNAGIQVVMITGDRKETAVAIAKETGLLKNDTDLAFTSEEINHMTDDELKKVLPHIRVISRALPSDKSRLVKISQELGLVVGMTGDGVNDSPALKRADVGFAMGSGTEVAKEAGDIVVLDDNFLSITKSILYGRTIFKSIQKFIIFQLTINVAAVLVAFMGPFLGLAGGLPLTMTQMLWVNLVMDTLAALAFGGEPALLRYMLEKPKTRTEGIVSKSMWNSILFNGIFVSIVSILFLSSDMIRKAFRSSEGDIVFLTGFFSFFIFLNVFNMFNARTEKANIFDNIRKNPGFSKVVLFITFVQIMLTFIGGKILRTTPLNIHEWMIIIGLSFCIIPLNMIRKKLFTKKETSYIGEEIKTNI, encoded by the coding sequence ATGAAATTTTACAATGGATTAACATCAGAAGAAGTAGAACTTTCTCGTCAGAAGCATGGAACCAATCAACTTACTCCTTCACAAGGAGAAACATTTTGGGACAAGTTAAAAGGAAATTTAAATGACCCTATCATTAAAATACTTATTGTAGCATTACTGATTAATGTAGTCTTTTTTTTCTTTGGAAAATCTGAATGGTATGAATCCTTAGGAATTGCCTTAGCAGTAGTTTTAGCAACACTTATTTCTACTATTAGTGAATATAGTAATGAAAACTCATTTCAAAAATTACAGGAAGAAGCTTCTAAAATTCGTATTAAAGTATTCAGAGACGGATTCGCTCAGGAACTATTAATTGATGAAATTGTAAAAGGAGATCATATTCTTCTACAACCTGGAGATAAAGTTCCAGTAGATGGATTTATTCTTGATGGAAGTATTAAAGTAGATCAATCTACTTTAAATGGTGAATCAGAGGAAGTATCTAAAGTATCTTCTTCCACTCCAATTGATTTTTCAAAAGAAGATTTTTCAGACCCTAAAAAAGTTTATAGAGGTTCTGTAGTCACTTCAGGTGAAGCCATTTTAATTGCTGCAAGAATTGGCGATGCAACTACCTTTGGAAAAATTGCTCAAGAGTTATCTATGGGAGATGACATCGAATCTCCTTTAAAAATCAAGTTAAAGGATTTAGCAGATAAAATTGCTCTTTTTGGATATATTGGCGGAACATTAATTGCTATCTCTTATTTCTTTAAAACTGCAGTAATTGATAATCAGTTTAATACCCAAGCGATATTACAATACTTAAGCAATTGGACAAATCAATATCCTGCCCTTGGAAATCCTTTGAATGATTTGGTTACAGCTTTCATATTGGCAATCGTCATTATTGTTGTAGCTGTTCCTGAAGGTTTACCTATGATGATCGCTATTGTATTATCTCTTAATATGCGTAAGCTTTTGGCTGACAACTTATTAGTAAGAAAGTTAATAGGAATTGAAACAGCAGGAAGTATCAATATTTTGTTTAGTGATAAAACAGGTACTATTACAAAGGGACATCTTGAATGTGTAGAATTTATGACAGGAAATGGAGAAAGCTTCAAATCCTTTGGACAGCTCTCTACACCCCTTAAAAAACTGATGAAAACTTCTATACAATATAATACAGCAGCAGTACTTAGTAATACCCATACAGATCACCCTCAAATAGTAGGAGGAAATGCTACAGATCGAGCTTTAATGAATTTTGTAGATTTCACATTTGATTCTTCAAATACATTTAGTAAAATAGCAGACATTGAATTTAGCAGCAGTAGAAAATTCTCAGCAAGTCAATTAAATGGTGATTTTAATGGTGTCTTAATCAAAGGTGCTCCTGAAAAATTATTAGATAAATGTACACAATATTATGACTCAGAAGGAAATAAACAAACTTTTTCAAAAGACCTTTATGATCGTTTAGATAAACAAATGGAAACTTTAGCAAGTCGTTCTATGAGATTATTAGCTTTTGTTACTTCAGATGGCAAAATTAAAGATGACCAAGTAACAGGAGATTATACCCTTGTAGGAATTATAGGAATCAGAGATGAAATTAGATTAGAATCAATAAAAGCTATAAAAGAAGCCCAAAATGCAGGTATTCAAGTAGTAATGATTACAGGAGATCGTAAAGAAACAGCCGTAGCTATTGCAAAAGAAACAGGACTTTTAAAAAATGATACAGACTTAGCTTTTACTTCAGAAGAAATTAATCATATGACAGATGATGAACTAAAAAAAGTTCTTCCTCATATTCGTGTCATAAGCCGTGCACTTCCTAGTGATAAATCTAGACTTGTAAAAATTTCTCAAGAACTAGGATTAGTAGTTGGTATGACAGGAGATGGTGTCAATGACTCTCCTGCACTAAAAAGAGCTGATGTTGGCTTTGCAATGGGATCAGGTACAGAAGTAGCAAAAGAAGCTGGAGATATTGTAGTACTTGATGACAACTTCTTATCTATTACAAAATCTATTCTTTATGGAAGAACTATCTTTAAGAGTATACAAAAGTTTATTATATTCCAATTAACTATTAATGTAGCAGCTGTACTCGTAGCTTTTATGGGACCTTTTTTAGGACTAGCAGGAGGACTACCTCTTACCATGACTCAAATGCTTTGGGTAAACCTTGTAATGGATACTCTAGCTGCCTTAGCCTTTGGTGGAGAACCTGCACTTTTAAGATATATGCTTGAAAAACCAAAAACTAGAACAGAAGGCATTGTATCTAAATCTATGTGGAACTCGATTTTATTTAATGGAATCTTTGTATCAATAGTTAGTATTTTGTTTCTTTCTTCTGATATGATTCGTAAAGCTTTTAGATCTTCTGAAGGAGACATAGTGTTTTTAACAGGCTTTTTCTCATTCTTTATATTTTTAAATGTATTTAATATGTTTAATGCAAGAACAGAAAAAGCAAATATATTTGACAATATTAGAAAAAATCCTGGTTTTTCAAAAGTTGTACTATTCATCACCTTTGTTCAAATCATGCTTACTTTTATAGGTGGAAAGATACTTCGTACCACACCTTTAAATATACATGAATGGATGATTATAATAGGTTTATCTTTCTGTATCATTCCTTTGAATATGATAAGAAAAAAATTATTTACAAAGAAAGAAACTTCTTATATCGGAGAAGAAATCAAGACAAATATTTAA